From the genome of Mastacembelus armatus chromosome 12, fMasArm1.2, whole genome shotgun sequence:
CCATCTACTGGTTTAATAATGGAAGTAACTACATCGttaaaacaacttttattttgaatgggCTGGTATGACTTCCGGTTCAATTCTGAGACTTTATACATCCTCGATATAATCCTGATGCAGTTGTTTAGAAAGACACTGCACATCTAAACCTGTAGTCTACGAATACTACTAACGCTAAGTTAGTTATCGTGACGCTGAGGATGCGCTAACGTAAATATTTGTCCTGTTGTTGGTAAACAGAGATAGGTCACCGTTAACATTAGCTTATCATCACATCAGTTAGCGTTTTCATTCAGTCCTTTTGTACGATGAATttgaacagcaaacacaaaccaTGAGTGGAAAAGTGATGagcttctctgtgttttcttcttttcaagATCGCGATAAGTTTAGGAGAGAAATAAACATCCTGCTGCTATTCACTGTTGCTGAAATCTACGGTATCTTTGTAGggtcatttatattttagacCAACGCGTTTCTAAAGGCGGAAGTATCTTGTCCCAGCATCCGGTCCTGCGCACTCGACCACCGACATGGCGATGGCAAATTCCATCTACAACCTCCTCTTCAGGAGAACATCTACCTTTGCTGTAACCATCATGGTTGGAGCGGTCTTGTTTGAGCGACTATTTGACCAAGGTGGAGACGTGATTTTTGAGCAGATGAATCGCGGAGTAAGTCTGCCCGGTGGCGTTTTAATGCTGGTTTTATACTGACCTTGTAAGCAGAGGGCGACGCGACGCGACGTTGTCGTTAGCTAAACTAGCTTACCCGCTCGGTTCACATCTGTATATTGAGCTCTCTCTGACGATGCAGTCTGTTCAGGTGAAATGTCTTAAgttttttcatctgtgttttatcGTAGAAACTATGGAAACATATCAAACACAACTACGAGAACAAAACCGAGGAATAGGACGTTGTTCAAGGCTAAAGTCCATTATCCACTCGTCCTGGTCTTCACACCTGAACCAAGCTGCAGTCATCATGAACAGCTCCCACCTGCAGAGATCCAGACCACCATGAAGATCCTGTCACCTTTGTAACACATTCGTGCTCCTCACAGATTGTAAATGGTTTAAATAAAACGTGTATATGTCATACAGATCTTGCAACgtttttgatttttcttgtCGAATATGATACCAAGGTATGTTCAGAGTGTGTCAAGAGAGACTACTGAATGACTGTTTTTAGTAGTTTCTCATGTGCCAGTTTTCATTGGCACATGAAGCTGTGGCAAactcatcattttcatttgctaAAGTTTAAAAGTATCTAGTAGAAAACTTTCATACTAGAATACTTGTCATAGAGTCCTTGTCATAGTTATGCAGCTCTATTTTCACacagtatttttaatgtaattctCAAGACAGCTTGGTATCTGATCCAAATACTGAAAAGGAATGTAAAGAACCAAGGAATCAGGTgagtgttgatttatttttatttcataatcaTTTCAAAACACTGTGTGTCTAAAATGTGACTTATTTTAGCCTTTCAACCACAAATGCAAGCTTTATCGTGTTGTGGTATACGTCTGGTATCGCTAAGAATTTACATAGGACTTGTTTGAGTAAAGTAATGTCTAGAATATTGAAAACCAGAATATCTAAGCAAGTTTGTAtgtataaaaaacatatttacaaaaagGACCCCAGGCTCACCAATTCAGATTTCTGATGAGTGATGTCTTCAATGTGTGTTTAAACATTGATCTACAGTGGAAAACTTTTATGTACAAAAAATACATAGAGGTTGCTTTCACTATACAATGCATAAATAGATTTTCATATATCATTAAACTTtttacaaagtgcagtaaagggaacaaaacctGAAGTATTTGCAGAACTCCTTTTTGCCCTTGAACcggcagcagttctctttggtttgacctgcacacactttctcctggtactttgcagaaccttggagaagctgctgcaggtcttcAGTAAATTtaggctgtcccagtgtttctgtctcttcatgtgatcccagattGACTCCACACTGaccagatcagggctctgtagAGATCCGACCAtttgctgcaggactcctggttctcccatctctgaaaatagttcttcatgaactgtagttggttctttatgggcttgttgtcctgcacaatgacaATCAGTCACCTGATAATGTTGCATTATAAGAATCTAAAATATCTTACAGGCCAAAAACattgcacagtactgtacatgcCTTCCTTAACATAATGACGACACAATACTTAAGAGCTCTAGTCAGCTGTATTAGCATCATATACCTTTATAATAAATAGTTTTGCCTTCcgggttttatgttttttatatacCTATTCTGATGACATGCCTTAATGTGCCACAAATATTTTAATGCAAAGACAGTTAAACTCAACTTCTTTGTTGAAAAAGGTCACATGCGGATTAACTTGAATGGCCTGATGCTCAGtaaatcaaaaatcaaacaatagATAAAGctaaaaatatacacagaagaaatatatatttgtttagtGTGTCATGTGAAACCATTATTAGCCTGCTTGCAATGATGAAGACACGTAAACCATTGAGACAGGGTCAGACAAGTATGTTGCTGTACAACTGCACTTAAATTAATGATCGCTATGGGGCGCACCAACACTGCATGCCCTACTGAATAATAACTGTTCCCACATTATCAATCGAGCTACAACCAGTGGCTGTAAAAAATAACACTACATAGTAGGCTACTTTGAATCTTGCAGGCTCAGCAAAAAGCTGCATTGAGGCCACAATCCCGTTTCAGTCAGAAACATTTTGTACTTGTGCTGAACAATCAAGTAAATAGGCCTAATATTGCTGAAACATTAAACTCCTAAATCTTACCCAGAAATAAAGTTGACCACAGTGTTACTGACATAGGCACAAAGTAGAGCACTCTAAAACCAAAACCATTCTTAAAAGAGTGTAAATGCAGAGTTTTAGTGTTCTTCACATAGTATGCAATGTCTAAAGCTACAGCAAAGTGAGATGCAGTTAATGGGTGTGTGAAAGTCTCACATAATTGTGACTATTTGGGAGGGATAAGAGAGGTTCTAATGAAATTTCAGATTCACAAGTAAATGTTTTACCCcagtcaaaatgtaaaaacattgtttaaCCAACCCCATAGTTTAGTCACCCACAGGCTTACACCCAAGTCTGATAAGTACTGTATTTCAGGTGTGACCATTCTTTCACAAATTGCCCTGTATTTGGGATTGATATTTTTCTTGATGTTGTACCCAAGGATGAAAGATTCCCCAAGTGGCTGCCAGGGAAGGAACCGTCTGTCCTCAATCATTTGAGCTTCAACAGCATCTCCACCCTCAATACAAATGGCCTTCATCTCACCATTTCGTCTCCTCAACTCATCTAACTCctgtttcattctttccttCCCATACGCGTCTATTTTTGCCCAAAAAGTAGCATTAAAGTGCTGATAGAGCTTCCAGTCAGCTCCATTCCACTCTAAAGCTCTGGCTCTCAACTCAGGGGTCAGTCGAGCAACAGATGAGTCCTTGCGCACATTTAGTCTAAAATACAGAATGTCATCCATGGTCCAACACAGTTTGTCCTTAAGCAGAACAAGAGACTCCTCAAAATATTCTGCAATGAGGACCAGATGAAAACGTTTTGATAAGAAATCAATATTCCTCATTACACGAGGATCATCAGCGTTGAGGTTGTTATCAAAACCAAAGTCAAAAAAGAGCAGATTTTTAAGATAGAATGAGTTGTAGGCCTTTGGTCTATAGAAAGCCTGAGGATTTTTTAGAAACCCTGccagtttgttgtttcctttgATCCTCCAGGTGAGAGGAATTGTTTTCTGATAGTAATGAAAAGAGGACTCAAATAGATCCACAGGGTTGCGTAAGATGGCAATGTACACGGCATCTTGAGGCAGGAGCTTGGACACTTCGTGATGGTCAAAGCGCATGTGGTTACAGAGGATGTTGAAACACACTCCTGGCCTGTAGTCTTTCACCTGGGAGCACTTGAAAGGCGATGGGTAGAAGAAGTCGTTGTGCCCGTCAGGGAAGGCGAATTTAagcttgtgtttttctccaaatCTGAAGAGGATGTTGAGTAAAGTGCTACTAGCAGTTTTATGGGTCTTCATGAACATGATGTTAACTGTTGGAGAGCACTCTACTAACTGGGAGTTTGAGTTTCTAGAAGGCAAGGTcacatttttcttcaaaaacTTTGCCATGTTGAGAGGACACGTGTCTTCTTGGGATCCCCTGTAAATAAAGTATATGGATGAGTAAACTGACATAGGCTAACTCAATGAAACAATGCttttctttgaaatatttacCTGGTCTTTACTTGGGTCGGACTTGTCACACAGTACAACAACAGCATTGTGTTGGTTAATAAAACCCAGAGAGCAAGCCAGCGTATTCCAGGTGTGCATCTCTTTCGTTTGATGCCAGACATTATAAAAACCCAAGTGCGTACCTGAAAATGACATTAACCAACATGCATGTGTAGAGAAACTTTGAAAAAAAGATCAATAAGACTGATATTTTAATACACACTTCACTGGATTTGGCTGTGTAACTGCTGTATAACCAAAAATAAAGCTAGATGAATCTCATGAACAGCTCTAATGCCCTATAGAAGCTACACAATTACCCCCAGACCTCACCTCATCTCTGTACACTTAAATAGTTGCAATGTATACCACAAAAAGCCATTTAAATCCATTTAAATGAAGTGTAACAGATAGCATTCATCACTGCTTAAAAGTAGAGGTTAAGAGAAAGGCCTATGTAGAATAGCCTATAGGGATATAGGGACAATAGGGACTACAGTTAATACAGTTGACCAAGAAAACTGATGTCTCATTGTTTCTGAGCCCCCATGCTTACACTCCAAACAGGTTTAGTGTTGTTAAATTTACAGCAGGAAGGAGAGATGAGCCACGAAATATAAGAGATTAAGCACAGCAAGTACAAGTATCTAGTTACAGTACGATCTCCAAAAAAATAGCCTATTCAAAGtgtaaaatgtctaaaaatcaAAATAGGTATTTACCGTAAACAATGGTCAAGTGCTCACCTAGACTTAAAGACAGAATCAATCCTGAAAAGGTGTGCCCCTCTGCATACATGCGCCgacttcttttctttcacaccGATTGTCATCTGACTAGCCCAAGGGAGGAAGCATACATGATGTTTAAcctgtgacacacacagtaGATGTAGTGATAACAATGAAGAAACTCATACTGAGACATGTATTTGCTTCAAAAACCTACTCTACACAGTTAACCATACACCAAAATAGTCAGAAAACATATGACATAGCAGGTAAAGtaaactacaaataaaaaaaggctttatttaCCTGTAGATGACAGCATTAGTAGTGTCTAGCTGAAGATTAAGGTAAAGGAAAATCCTCTGATCTTCATGCTGTACCACTCTCTGAAATTACATCCATGGCTGTGAGGTCTGAAAGCAGTTACATGTTAAATTCTCCGCCCCTGAAGTCTGAAGTGCTTTGGAAAATCGGCTACTGTTGGATGGTAAACATCTTCGGAAGTCTTCTGACAAATAGTATCACCACAAACGGGGTTTTAAGAATCCACCACGCATGCTTTTACTATCCGATTTTCTCCAGAGGAGCCGTCCTGCCGGATCATGTTCGATCAAAAGCTGCTAGTGCACTTTACCTCTTAGCTTTTCGTCCTCCTGGAAAATGAAGGTGTGGTGTCAGATGCGCGAATAGAGGTTGACCTAAAGCCTTTTGACGTCCCTGGTGTCTGCACCTGTATAACCAAGTACACGTGTTCCTGCTGATTTCTGCCATTTATATTGGTGCCAAGGTTTATTTACTGTTTGGAACTTGTTGGGAGTTTCTAGGTAATGCATGTCTGAGAACAGAAGCTACTATGACTGGGATTAAATCTGGATATGTAGCAGAGATCACACCCAGTAAGGTCTCCGGATACCTGGCACAGGTGCTGCCTCAGCTGCTGTTGACTTTGCTCGTGGCTCGATCATCTCTGATTCAGTAGGTCACACATTAAATTGGCACACGGACCTCACAGGCTTCCGTGCGGCACTGGTTGTACTTGTAAGACAAACAGATCAATGTGACTGTGAGAGATAAGGACAATGCTGCACCTGTGCAATCTGGGGTTGTTATTGAAAGAACTtcctacaaaaacagaaactggagtTTGGATAAGTTTAAGGCAGCAAAAGActgtggccaaaaaaaaaaaatacatatatatatatatatatatatatatatatatatacacagtggatataaaaagtcTACACACCCCTATTCAAATGCCAGGTTTTCGTGATGTAATAAAATTACGtcaagataaataatttcacaactttttccacctttcatGTGACCTATAACCTGTACAACGcaattgaaaaacaaatcttttaGGGAGGtgaggtaaaaataaacaactgagatAATGTGGTTGCATAAGTGTGCACACCCTTTTATAACTGGGGAAGTGGCTGTGTCCAGAATTAACCAATTACATTCAAACTCATGTTAAATTGGagtcagcacacacctgtcaccaATTAAAGTGCCTCTGATCAACCCCAAATAAAGTTCAGCTGTTCTAGTAggctttttctgacatttttgtagcCACGTCTTCCAGCACAAGCCATGGTCTGCAGAGAGCTTCCAAAGCATCAGAGGGATCTCATTATTCAAAGATATTGGTCAGGTGAAGGCCACAAAAGAATTTCCAAGCAATTAAATATACCATGGAACACAGTGAAGACCGTCATCATCAAGTGGAGAAAATATGGCACAACAGTGACATTTCCAAGAAGAGGACGTCCGTCCCAAGTTGATGATAAGACGAGAAGAAAACTAGTCAGGGAGGCTGCCAAGAGGCTGACAGCaacactgaaggagctgcaggaatTTCTGGCAAGTACTGGCTGTGTAGTACATGTGACAACAATCTCTCGTCTTCTTCATATGTCTGGGCTATGGGGTAGGGTGGCAAGACGGAAGCCTTatcttacaaagaaaaacatccaagcCTGGCTTAATTTAGCAAAAAAGACATCTGAACTCTCCCAAACGCATGTGGGAAAATGTGttatggtctgatgaaaccaaggttgaactttttggacATAATTCCAAAAGGTATATTTGgtgcaaaaacaacactgcacaTCACCAAAATAACACCATAcctacagtgaagcatggtggaggcagcatcatgctttggggctgtttttcttcagctggaACTGGGGCCTTAGTCAGGGTGGAGGGAATTATGAACAGTTCCAAATACCAGTCAGTGTTGGCACAAAACCTTTGACCTTCTGAAGAGGAACTTCATCTTTCAGCACAACAATGATCCAAAGCACACATCTAAATCAACAAAAGAATGGCTTCACCGGAATAAGATTGAGGCTTTGGaatggcccagccagagtccagaCCTGAATCCCATCGAACATCTGTGGGGTGATCTGAAGAGGGCTATGCACAGGAGATGCCCTCGCAATCTGTCAGATTTGGAGCGGTTTTGCAAAGAAGAGTGGGCAAATATTGCCACATCAAGATGTGCCACGCTGATAGGCTCCTACCCAAAAAGACTGAGTGCTGTAATAAAAGCCAAAGGTGCTGCAACAAAGTATTAGTTTAAGGGTGTACATATTTATGCAACCAggttattttaagttttttattttatatttttccctTGTAaaggtttcagtttgtttttcaattacattgtacaggttataggtcacattaaaggtggaaaaagttgtgaaattatttatcttgctgtcatttttttgtacATCATGAAAACCTGACATTTGAACAGGGGTGTGTAgactttttatatccactgtatatatacagtgggtacggaaagtattcagacccctttaaatttttcactctttgtgtcattgcagccatttgccaaaatcaaaaaagttcattttatttctcattaatgtacactcagcaccccatcttgacagaaaaaaacagaaagaaaaaagaaaaactgaaatatcacatggtcataagtattcagaccctgtgctcagtattgagtagaagcacccttttgagctagtacagccatgagtcttcttgggaatgatgcaacaagtttttcacacctggagttggggatcctctgccattcttccttgcagatcctctccagttctgt
Proteins encoded in this window:
- the gal3st1b gene encoding galactosylceramide sulfotransferase — protein: MSGIKRKRCTPGIRWLALWVLLTNTMLLLYCVTSPTQVKTRGSQEDTCPLNMAKFLKKNVTLPSRNSNSQLVECSPTVNIMFMKTHKTASSTLLNILFRFGEKHKLKFAFPDGHNDFFYPSPFKCSQVKDYRPGVCFNILCNHMRFDHHEVSKLLPQDAVYIAILRNPVDLFESSFHYYQKTIPLTWRIKGNNKLAGFLKNPQAFYRPKAYNSFYLKNLLFFDFGFDNNLNADDPRVMRNIDFLSKRFHLVLIAEYFEESLVLLKDKLCWTMDDILYFRLNVRKDSSVARLTPELRARALEWNGADWKLYQHFNATFWAKIDAYGKERMKQELDELRRRNGEMKAICIEGGDAVEAQMIEDRRFLPWQPLGESFILGYNIKKNINPKYRAICERMVTPEIQYLSDLGVSLWVTKLWGWLNNVFTF
- the uqcr10 gene encoding cytochrome b-c1 complex subunit 9, which gives rise to MAMANSIYNLLFRRTSTFAVTIMVGAVLFERLFDQGGDVIFEQMNRGKLWKHIKHNYENKTEE